One genomic region from Luteibacter yeojuensis encodes:
- a CDS encoding TolB family protein: MATHRSTLALLLALTCTTAGAGELLGPGVVSTGMQETSVALSPDGATLYFMRSDLGEKDDTILVSHKQGGRWATPEVAPFSGQWHDSEPALSPDGKRLYFVSNRPPHAGEPPLMAEMNGHRFPGTHLWYVERGGDGRWNAPVHVEGSLNDGAMIYNPSIAANGDVYFSAHRADSGKFYQVYVARRTAQGLAPPERVDLGDIARNRMDPAIDPQERFILFAGDEGDSLGRADIYIAFRQPDGRWSKPEHLDGDVNSDDLDNAPSLGPGFGELYVASNRQSEVTFPKTRDDAGALQRRLSGPGNGSRDLWRHDISDVLRRHGLARDSTSTSPHRPSP; this comes from the coding sequence ATGGCAACGCACCGTTCCACCCTGGCCCTGCTGCTGGCCCTGACCTGCACCACCGCCGGCGCCGGAGAGCTGCTCGGTCCGGGAGTCGTTTCCACGGGCATGCAGGAAACCTCCGTTGCCCTGTCGCCCGACGGTGCCACGCTCTACTTCATGCGTTCCGACCTCGGCGAGAAGGACGACACGATCCTTGTCTCGCACAAGCAGGGCGGCCGCTGGGCGACGCCCGAGGTCGCGCCGTTCTCCGGTCAGTGGCACGACTCGGAACCGGCGCTCTCTCCCGATGGAAAGCGCCTGTATTTCGTTTCCAACCGTCCACCCCATGCCGGCGAACCGCCGCTCATGGCGGAAATGAATGGCCACCGCTTTCCCGGCACCCACCTCTGGTACGTGGAACGCGGCGGCGACGGGCGCTGGAACGCACCCGTGCACGTCGAAGGCTCCCTCAACGACGGCGCGATGATCTACAACCCCTCCATCGCCGCGAACGGCGATGTCTACTTCTCCGCCCACCGCGCCGATTCGGGCAAGTTCTACCAGGTTTATGTCGCGCGCCGCACAGCGCAGGGCCTGGCACCTCCGGAACGGGTGGACCTCGGCGATATCGCACGCAATCGCATGGATCCCGCGATCGACCCGCAGGAACGCTTCATCCTGTTCGCCGGCGACGAAGGCGATTCGCTGGGCCGCGCGGACATCTACATCGCCTTCCGCCAGCCGGACGGGCGCTGGAGCAAGCCCGAGCACCTGGACGGGGACGTGAACAGCGATGACCTGGACAACGCGCCATCCCTGGGCCCCGGCTTCGGCGAACTGTACGTCGCGAGCAATCGCCAGTCCGAGGTGACTTTCCCCAAGACGCGCGACGACGCAGGGGCGCTGCAGCGCCGCCTGTCGGGACCGGGGAACGGCTCGCGCGACCTCTGGCGTCACGACATCTCGGATGTATTGCGTCGACACGGTCTGGCGCGTGACTCGACGTCCACGAGCCCGCACCGCCCCTCGCCATGA